AAAACTTATAATAAATTATGACTTTCTTTTAAATGACAAATGCTTTGAGTAGTGACCTTCTATTCTGCATCCTAAATGCATTTTATTCATGTGTAGCTGTGTTTTGCTTTCTTGTCTTCTAAATGTTTCAGTGTTTGAACATTCACTTGAGCGATATTTAATTATCACAGTTGGTCAGGGTTGATTGCAGTGACTGAAACAGGACCTTGatgtttttagttttgatttttaccattttcaaatcCATCCGGTTTACATTGTGTAATCAGTAGACGTTTACAGATCAGCTTCCTGTCCTAATTGAAGCACATTGTTACAAACCATTTTTCAGTCTCTTCTAGTTTACAGAAAACCAGATTTACTCTGATGGTCAAAAATATGGTAGTTTTTCTGTCTCATTCGAAGGCCTAGAGTTTGTGTCTAGGCAGAAGTTACTGAGTATGTCCCCTTATAACTAAATGATGTTTGAAGCTGGTGGTAGAAATGAAAGTCTCTGCATTCAATGTGAAATTTAAGAATTTTACtgaaattagaaaagagaaaagtaaccCCTATACTTGCTACTCTACGATAGCATTTACCCCAATGTTGATCTGGTAGAGCAGGGTGTGAAAACATccagggagaaaatttttttacCTCACAGGGTCTAGCATCAGCTGATCCAGGCATTGTTGACTCAAAACTCATCTAGTCATCTAGTCTTGGCATCTCCAATTTCCCTCTCCAAATTGTTTATCTTATTTAAGTCCATATTGGAAGCCTATAGAAAATGAACCTAATCAAAGAAGCGAACACTGTTACtgaaaaggaagcagaaaaacaCTTCAGTGGCAAATAAAATGGCTGTTCATTTCATTTGGTGTTTCACTGTATTGATGACCTCAGTAATGGCATGATTATATTTTTCTGAGGCTGATTTGAACTCCACCAGATGCTTCTCATAACTTCTGATGGCTGCTTGAAGCTGTGTTTTTTCCACTGCTCCCAGGATGGCACGGACAATCATATCTATGCCAAGGCCAAGAACAGCAACTCCAATACTACCAAGGAGAGAAGCACCAATTTGAGCTAACACAGTGACCAACTTGTTAATTATGCCAGTTGTGACATTTGAGCCCACAAGTTTAACAGCGACTGCACTGGCTGCAGATGTAGCTTCTCCCAGGATGACCGAAATAACCTTTTGCACTATTGCAATTTTGTCTGTTTCCTTTTCCTTAATATCCTGAAGTTTTCTATAGAGGGTTGGCTCTAGCTTATCTTTTAGTGCTTCATCAACCTTCTGCAATTCCTTTTGGATTTTCATAATGGCTTGGATGATGAGGTCACAGTTTTCTTTGATGGTCCCATCTCTTTTCATCTCAATGGAGGCCAGCCTGCACCCCAAGTGCATATTTAGAACCTCAGTCAGCTTATTGGTGACATCGAAGCTGTCAGATAAGCAATCAAGGAGCTGCTGGTGAAGACGATTTACTTCTTCCCGCCTTTTTGGGTTCTCTGGGTAAAGGAAGTCACTTTGGGCCATATTTCCAATATGATcgctgaaaaataaaatggtaaatttttacTGAAAGTCTTAAAAAATGTCTGCTAACTGTGTAGAAGGGACTAGGAAATCTTTTTCTTCATGCATAGCAAAGAAGCAAGATGCTGTCTAAGGATAATTCCTCAGAACACTcaacaagtttttttaaaagagggagtattgctgtgtcacccaggctggagtgcagtggtacgatctcagctcactgcaacctctgcctcctaggctctagcaattctcctgcctcagcctcccgagtagctgggattacaggcatacactgccatgcccagctagatttttgtattttagtagagacggggtttcatcgtgttgcccaggctggtctccaactcctgagctcaggcaatccacctgccttggcctcccaaagtgcttggattacaggcgtgagccactgtgcccgccctCAGCAGGTTctttaaaacagttatttttatgaaatttggAGTCAGTGTATGGAAAATGTAGGCAACAGAATACAACCCTTTGATGGATAAATTAAGGTATTAGATTTTGTGGTGGTGAGAAATATTCATCGTTTGTCAAGCATCTGTTTATTAATAAGCGTGATTATTTCTAGGTAATATttaataacttttatttgaaaCAGACCCCAATTTGAAATGCTTAGCTCTTGATTACTAGTGCTCCTTAGTTTCCCGAACCCCTAGTCACCGCATTGACCACACCTACCAGACTGATTTCTCTAGCATTTGGAGTTAAACTCTAGTCAGGGCCAGATAAATATTAACATCTCTGAATTTACAGGGCTGTTTTTTGTGTTTCAATATTTggttattttaacttaaaatattcaAGTCACTTTATATTTCTCTACAGGcaagttatttgttttctaaaccTAAAGGATATCCAAAGGCAACATGTATATCATGCTAGAATCTTTAACAAATTTTTTCTTGTGATAAGATTATATATTCAAGACTCTTTGGATTAAAATTTCATGTGGGGAGAAGGTAGGCACTATACAGGGCACAGTGTTAAtcagagataatcatgtgattatTCTCCATTTGCAAagcttataaattaaattatttagaatAGTCTAAATAGTATTGCACTTGGGCATTATTTAGATAAACTAGAGtgaacatcagaaaaaaaatgccattttacaaaagtattaaagaataaggggccgggcatggtggctcaggcctgtaatcccagcactttgggaggcccaggcaggtgaataacttgaggccaggagttcaagaccagcctggccaacacagcgaaaccccatctctactaaaaatacaaaaattagttgggtgtggtggtgcatgcctgtaatcccagctactctggagactgaggcaggagaatcacttgaacacggaggtggaggttgcagtgagccaagatggtgccactgcactctagcctgggcaacagagcgagactttgtctcaaaaaaaaaaaaaaaaaaaaagtactgagaGTACAtcatagaatgaataaaataaacttgaCAAGAGATTTCAGTGTTTGTCCTTTTGGCCTACGGTACCTAACAGTCATGCTCTTCTGTGTTTATTTGGGTGAAAAATCTAAATTTGAGCCAGTAAGAGCACGATGCTACTCAATATGCATACTTTGAGTAGCCTTCCTATGTggctggtacttttttttttaaattacactcttgagagaaaagagagaaaaaatggagTTCTCTATCCATATCCATGTGGAATCTGGCACAGTCTCTTTTTGAGTAAACAATATCGTAATTAATTTGGATCGTATGTCTTCTAGCACTACGGTTCTTATTCTGCTGAAGGGGAACCTCAGAAGCATGGAATGTAggaatgaagatttttttctttcaagaaagtaaacctgaaaataacctATCCTCCAAATCGTATGGATATAATTTGGCAAcggaaaagagaaaatttttctGAAATGGTTTAGGAACATAAATAACCATGTATGTTGTTAGATTTAGAAAAATGCACTGGAAACTCCTGGTAAAATAAACTACCATGgtcagaaattaatttttatcctTGATTCAAATccagcacacatacacatatatacaggcATGCACACGTGTAACAGACACACATTTCCGCAAAACAATACTTAGAAAATTTTCTAATCCAATTCCCTTTAAAGAAATTGCTTGTTGATGATCCAGTAAATATTCTCTAAACTTACAATGGGTTGGAAACTGTAATTTGCTAAGCACAGATTTGgactttgaattttcttttatcttctagtAATTTTCCATTAAACGTTTGTCTTTTTTGACTCCCGGTTTTCAGATCTTATTATGAAGTGAAAACTCTAGTTTCTGACTGACAGGAGAAAATTAGCTATATTCCTATTCAGACAGTTAGGTGAGAGGAGTTTTCTTATCCTGAAAAAGTTCAAAATATCTCTAGTAGCTATCATATGCCATTATATGAAGGCATAGTTTCCAGAAAAGGTGGGTGGTTCTATCTACCTCAAGATAAACAAATGGAGAAATGAACCTTCCTCCTGGATGGGAGGCAGAATGCTTCCAAGTGGTCGGCTCCTTTTCAATTAACTCATTGTTTTAGCACAACTTCACGAATTAATCGTAAAATGTATCTGAAAGACTGAACAGGTGagccttattttttttcagaaaataaaatagaactctTCTCCCCCCAGTATTAAAAcaccataaaaacaaaatagtaaacAGTATGGTACAGATACAAGAGTCAGTGAATTAATGGAACAAATTAGTCCCCAAAGCAGACCCTTCTatctatttaataataataaattgtagaatctcaaatcaataataatCGAAATTATTACTCCATAAATGGTCTTGAGTCATGGGCTAGACTTTGgagttaaaaattaataacaaaattgtTAGTGTAATatatgtagaaaattaaataatagctagaagaaaatggataattttcaaatattggtATGGAGTAGGACTTTATAAGCctaaaaccaataaaaaaaaagcatatgcaaAAATTTGACTAACAAAGATGGCCAAtgtaaaaagaactgaaaacaagcTGGAGAGAATGCAAAAAAAGTATcgttattattttcaaaaagcagTGACAATCTAATATATAAATGAGCAAACCACCCTGAACAGAGTACAAAAAAATAGTATCTAATAAAATGGTGGGAAAAGTTCAGTCTTACTAGAAATCAAAGTGTAAGACATTGTACGTTTTCAACTACTAAAGTAATGTTTTTCCTCCTTTTAAGTAGTCTTGCTCTTGCACTTGCACTCTTAGACTCTTTTTCATGGGATCTAGACATCAGTTCATGACTTTGTTCCAATAACGAGTTTGGCTAAGAAATGTTATGATGTGCTAAGAATTATGTTTCCCTTATAATGAAAAAAGACTTTTATTCTGAGTCAGACTTACCTTCCTAGCTTTTTTCCTTGGGTGGGGAGTAGGGAGGGTTTTCTTGTGCTTACATATCTTCAGCaggcctgccaccatacctgctTAGGTATGTCTGAG
The Gorilla gorilla gorilla isolate KB3781 chromosome 10, NHGRI_mGorGor1-v2.1_pri, whole genome shotgun sequence genome window above contains:
- the SMCO3 gene encoding single-pass membrane and coiled-coil domain-containing protein 3 — protein: MAQSDFLYPENPKRREEVNRLHQQLLDCLSDSFDVTNKLTEVLNMHLGCRLASIEMKRDGTIKENCDLIIQAIMKIQKELQKVDEALKDKLEPTLYRKLQDIKEKETDKIAIVQKVISVILGEATSAASAVAVKLVGSNVTTGIINKLVTVLAQIGASLLGSIGVAVLGLGIDMIVRAILGAVEKTQLQAAIRSYEKHLVEFKSASEKYNHAITEVINTVKHQMK